A genomic region of Alnus glutinosa chromosome 11, dhAlnGlut1.1, whole genome shotgun sequence contains the following coding sequences:
- the LOC133881863 gene encoding wax ester synthase/diacylglycerol acyltransferase 11-like, protein MGSLGNENDEPLTPAGRLFLRPEMNQVIYCAMGLKYPIDVESVKSQVRSSVMLTHPRFCSLMVRDRTGRERWRRTHIDLDSHFIVLDRPVSDQDDDESAVNQYLADLSTSSGLSYDKPLWEIHLLLAHKCAIFRAHHALGDGVSLMSMLLACCRREEDADALPRIGSLGSRRNSEGGNRRGWWQWGKVLWGFLMMSCFTLVFVVEFVLRVLWLRDRETAISGGAGVELWPRMLATASFWLEDMKVVKKAVPSATINDVLFGVISSGLSRYLDHRRSNALQEGLRLTGVAMVNLREQSGLQDLSDLMKDKSGSRWGNKFGMILLPVYYHKSGSDPLQYLKRAKVMIDQKKQSVEAHFSYKIGYFVMSSLGSKAAGFLNYRIICNTSFTISNVVGPQEKLTVGTNPITYMRVNSSSLPHALTMHMVSYAGRADMQILVAKNIIPDPEFLAKCFEEALLEMKEAAVATNKIYEEPVCS, encoded by the exons ATGGGTTCGCTGGGAAACGAAAACGACGAGCCACTAACACCGGCCGGCAGGCTCTTCCTCCGGCCCGAAATGAACCAAGTAATATACTGCGCTATGGGGTTGAAGTACCCAATCGACGTGGAGTCCGTGAAGTCCCAGGTGCGTAGCTCGGTCATGCTGACTCACCCACGGTTCTGCAGCCTCATGGTCCGCGACCGCACTGGCCGAGAGCGCTGGCGCCGGACCCACATCGACTTGGACAGCCATTTCATCGTCCTGGACCGTCCCGTGTCTGACCAGGACGACGACGAGTCCGCGGTGAACCAGTACTTGGCCGACTTGTCGACCAGCTCGGGGCTCAGCTACGACAAGCCGTTGTGGGAGATCCACCTCTTGCTGGCCCACAAATGCGCGATCTTCCGCGCTCACCACGCGTTGGGAGATGGGGTCTCGCTGATGTCGATGCTCTTGGCGTGCTGCAGGAGGGAGGAAGATGCGGACGCGCTGCCCAGGATAGGGTCTCTTGGGAGCCGGAGGAACAGTGAGGGAGGGAACCGGAGGGGTTGGTGGCAGTGGGGGAAGGTTTTGTGGGGGTTTCTGATGATGTCTTGCTTCACTTTGGTGTTTGTGGTGGAGTTTGTGTTGAGGGTTTTGTGGCTTCGTGACAGGGAAACGGCTATAAGCGGTGGGGCGGGGGTGGAGCTCTGGCCGAGGATGCTGGCCACGGCCAGCTTTTGGCTCGAGGACATGAAGGTGGTCAAGAAGGCTGTTCCTAGTGCG ACCATTAATGACGTTCTCTTTGGGGTGATATCATCAGGATTATCAAGATATCTTGATCACCGAAGATCAAatg CTCTGCAAGAAGGGCTTCGATTGACGGGGGTGGCCATGGTTAATTTAAGAGAACAATCAGGATTGCAG GATCTATCAGATTTGATGAAAGACAAGTCAGGATCACGGTGGGGTAACAAATTTGGCATGATTCTCCTGCCTGTTTATTACCATAAGAGTGGTTCTGATCCTTTACAGTATCTGAAGAGAGCTAAGGTGATGATTGATCAGAAGAAACAATCTGTAGAGGCTCATTTCTCTTACAAAATTGGGTATTTTGTAATGTCCTCCTTGGGATCAAAG GCTGCTGGCTTTCTTAACTACAGGATTATTTGTAATACTAGCTTTACAATCTCTAACGTGGTTGGCCCACAAGAGAAGCTCACAGTTGGAACCAACCCTATAACTTACATGAGGGTGAATTCATCGAGCCTACCCCAT GCACTCACAATGCACATGGTGAGCTATGCAGGAAGGGCTGACATGCAAATTTTGGTGGCCAAAAATATCATTCCTGACCCAGAATTTCTTGCCAAGTGCTTTGAAGAGGCCTTGCTTGAAATGAAGGAAGCGGCTGTAGCCACAAACAAAATCTACGAGGAACCTGTTTGTTCTTGA